The segment TGATCCGTCTTTCATATGACGTTCTACTTTTTTATCGGTTCCTCGGAAAATCTCTACTTTTCACTCGAAAAGGATAGGTGGGCATCTTGGAGTGCTTGTCTTAACTTTGGCATTGTTGCAGGCCCAACACCGTGTAATTTTAAAATATCCTTTTCTGAAAACTCGGCTAAGCGTTGTAACGTCGTAATTCCTTCATGCTCTAATGCTCGTCTTGCAGGAGAGGAAAGTATTGCTAAAAATCCTTCTGTTGGTTTTTTCGCCGTTTCACAAACAGGGCATGTCGGGCAGTCACTGCTTTTATAATAAGT is part of the Solibacillus sp. FSL K6-1523 genome and harbors:
- a CDS encoding RNA polymerase alpha subunit C-terminal domain-containing protein codes for the protein MKSEKTMRTCSQGHTYYKSSDCPTCPVCETAKKPTEGFLAILSSPARRALEHEGITTLQRLAEFSEKDILKLHGVGPATMPKLRQALQDAHLSFSSEK